The Sphingobacteriales bacterium nucleotide sequence GTATAGTAAAATTATGAATTTTAAATGATAAATGATGAATTTTTAAGAAAATTAATATTTACTTACGCACCAAGCCCAATAAATTAATACAAATTGTAGCGCAACTCTAATATATAAAAACCATTCTTTGCCTTGTGCCATTTTTGGTGGTTGAAATAAATGTGGTATGTACTGCAAAAAAAAGCAATCAACATAGCAATGATTAAGTAGGCTGATAGTTGTCTTGTTGATGCAAATAGCAATCCTATTCCTAAGATAATTTCTGCAATTCCACTTACTTGATTGAGTAAGTTTGGTATTGGAAAAAACTTTGGCATTATACTTAAATAAAATCTTGGATTTATAAAATGGTTGATGCCTGCGCCAATGTATATGAATGACATTGCGTAGAGTGATATTTGTTGGATTGTCGTCATGGTACTAATATTTATATTTCTTAATAAAATATAAAAATCAATATAGCTAATATTATTAACTATGAATATTGATTGATAAGTAAATATAGTAATATTTTGCTACTATTCAGCCTTAAGAATTTCTAGAATATCTTTTTGCATTTTATGTGCAATAGCATTTGCAGTTTGCTCTGTGTTGCTTTCTACATAAATTCTGATTATTGGTTCAGTATTTGAACGTCTAAGGTGTATCCAATCTTCGTTGATGTCTATTCTAAGTCCATCAATTGTATTTTGTGGATATTGCTTGTACTTTTGTTTGATGCCTTCTATTATTTTATCTACGTCGATTCCTTCTTCAAGTTGAATTTTGTTTTTAGAAATTACATAGTTTGGATATGTTGCTCGTAATGAAGAAACACTTTTTTTAGATTTTGCCAAATGCGTTAAGAATATTGCAATTCCAGCTAATGCATCTCTGCCATAGTGTAATTCTGGAACGATAACACCACCATTGCCTTCGCCACCAATTACAGCATCCACTTCTTTCATTTTTTCTACAACATTTACTTCGCCCACAGCACTTGCAAAGTATTCTACACCATATTTCTCTGAAACATCTTTCAATGCTTTTGTAGATGATAGATTTGAAACCGTATTTCCCTTCTTTTGTGATAATATATAATCTGCACAAGCAACTAAAGTGTATTCTTCGCCAAATGCATTTCCTTTTTCATCAATAAATGCCAATCTATCTACATCTGGATCTACTGCAATACCTAAGTGTGCTTTGTTAAATGTAACTTCAGAAGCTAGATTTCCTAAGTGTTCTGGAAGTGGTTCTGGATTGTGAGGAAATTTCCCATTTGGTTCGCAGTATAATTCTGTAATCTTATCAACGCCTAATGCATTCAGTAATTTTGGTACAGCAATACCACCTACACTATTTACAGCATCTACTGCTATATGGAATTTTTTAGATTTTATTGCTTCAATATCAACATATGGTAATGCTAATATTTTTTCGATATGTTGGTCTAAATAATCTTTTTTTGTTAGTGTACCAATTTTATCAATTTCAGGAAATTCATATTTTGCTTTG carries:
- the glmM gene encoding phosphoglucosamine mutase, translating into MALIKSISGIRGTIGGKSGDNLTPIDIAKFTLAFANIIKQKDGKKVVIGRDARISGEMVYHNIVGNLLGLGLDVVDLGLATTPTVEMAVVAEEADGGIIITASHNPKQWNALKLLNKYGEFISESVGREIIKKSDKAKYEFPEIDKIGTLTKKDYLDQHIEKILALPYVDIEAIKSKKFHIAVDAVNSVGGIAVPKLLNALGVDKITELYCEPNGKFPHNPEPLPEHLGNLASEVTFNKAHLGIAVDPDVDRLAFIDEKGNAFGEEYTLVACADYILSQKKGNTVSNLSSTKALKDVSEKYGVEYFASAVGEVNVVEKMKEVDAVIGGEGNGGVIVPELHYGRDALAGIAIFLTHLAKSKKSVSSLRATYPNYVISKNKIQLEEGIDVDKIIEGIKQKYKQYPQNTIDGLRIDINEDWIHLRRSNTEPIIRIYVESNTEQTANAIAHKMQKDILEILKAE